Part of the Nitrospira sp. SG-bin1 genome, AGGTGCAGCTCGATCTCCCGTTGAGGTTCATGTAGGTCTTGGTAGGGAGCGAGGCTTTTCAAGTCGGTGTAGACGAGGACGCGCCTGGAGCTCTGCTCGAATCCTCTACCCGCCTCGTCCATCCGGTTTCGCGCATACTCGGCGATCGTTTGGTTGCCGGTGCCATGGTGATCTGGGCCATGCTGAACCGGGGTTGCACCTGGAATTGGAGAACGATGTCGTGCGTCGGTTTCCATGGCCTGCCCATGCTCCATCCCTTCACCGTGCGTCATGCCATGACTCGGTGAATCGCCGTGAGACTGCTTCATGCCGGGCTCATCCTCATTCATGGCATGGCCAATATGGCCGTTGCCATGTTCAGCCATTCCCATGTCTTCCATGGTTCGAAGCGGACGAGCACGGCGCGCAGGGATCTCCCCTTCCATCCCTGGCCGAGGGGCAAGGGTTCCGCGAGCATAGCCACTCCGATCCATGGTTTCGGCAAAGATCGTGAACGCCTGATCTTCAGTGGGCTGGACAATGACATCGTAGGTTTCTGCGGGTCCGAAGCGAAATTCCCCTATAGGAACCGGCTGCACATTTTGGCCATCGGCTTGGACTACCGTCATGGTCAATCCGGGGATACGGACGTCATAGAAGGTCATCGCGGCGGCATTGATGAAACGCAATCGCACCCGTTCCCCTGGACGAAAGAGACCGGTCCAATTGCCGGCAGGCGGCAGACCGTTCATGAGGTACGTAAAGGTCGAGCCGGTGACATCGGCAAAGTCGGTCGGATCCATCCGCATTTGCTCCCACATCAAATAGTTCCGCAGGGCCCGCCACAGCCCCCATTTCCCCACATCGGAAACAAACTCTCCTGCATCGCGCTTCTGGAAGTTGTAGTAGCCGGAGAATTTCTTGAGGTTGTCGAACACGGCCTCTGCCGGCTCGAAGGTCCATTCAGAGAGCATCACGACATATTCCCGATCGTAGTGAAACGGCTCCGGTTCGAGCGGGTCCAGAATCATCGGGGCATACATGCCCTGCAATTCTTGGCCGCCCGAGTGACTGTGATACCAATAGGTCCCGCTCTGCTTGATGGGAAACCGATAGAGGAAGGTTGTCCCAGGCTGAATACCGTTGAAGCTCACACCAGGCACCCCGTCCATGTGAGCGGGTAAAAGCAGTCCATGCCAGTGGATCGAGGAAATCTCTTTAAGTTGATTTGTCACACGCAGGGTCACCTCTTGGCCTTCCTTCAGACGGATCAGCGGGCCCGGGATCGTCCCGTTGATCGTCGTGGCAGTGCCCGTGTACCCGCTCAGCGCGAAGGACCGTTCGCTGATCACCAGGTCAATCAACTCACCACTGAGCGTCGGAGTGTCGGGACTTGGACGAGTAGCGGGTGGTGACGGATGACGCGCGCAGGAGGCAGGAGCGGTTGGAGCGCGGCCAGCAGCCCCAACGCTCCCGCCCGCTTCAACAGGAGACGTCTGGATATCCCCTCGTTATGCATCGCACAGGGTGGGTATTCAGAGAGTTGTCAAAGTGTCAACCTACGGAGCCGCAACGCGTTGGCGATCACGGAGACGGAACTGAACGTCATCGCCGCGCTCGCGATCATGGGACTGAGGAGAACTCCCGCGAACGGATAAAGAATTCCGGCGGCGATCGGCACACCCAGCGTATTGTAGACGAAGGCAAAGAAGAGATTTTGACGGATGTTCCGCATGGTGCCTCGGCTCAGACGGCGCGCCCGAGCGATCGCTCGCAGGTCGCCCTTCACGAGCGTAACCCCCGCGCTCTCCATCGCCACATCCGTTCCCGTTCCCATGGCGATCCCCACTTGGGCTTGCGCCAGAGCCGGTGCGTCATTGATCCCGTCGCCGGCCATGGCCACGACGTGCCCTTCGGCCTGGAATCGCTTGATAACCGCCGCCTTTTGCTCGGGCAAGACGTCGGCCTGCACTTCGTCGATGTTGAGCCGGCGCGCCACCGCCTCGGCGGTCGTCCGGTTATCACCGGTCAGCATGACGAGTCGCAGCCCTTCACGATGCAACAGATCGATGGCCTCCGGCGTGGTGGACTTGACCGGATCAGCCACGCCCAGCAACCCTGCCGGCTTGCCGTCAATCGCCGCGAACATGACCGTCTGGCCATCCTGTCTCAGCGGCTCAGCCTGGGCCAATAACTGCGTGGTCTCGACGTTCAATTCGTTAAGAAACGGCACCGTGCCCACGGCTACCATACGGCCCTCGACCGTTCCTGTGACTCCCTTCCCTGTGAGTGAACGAAAGTTCTCCGCCTTCGCCGGAACAATCCCCTTTTCTCGGGCACCGGAGACGATCGCCGCCGCTAAGGGATGCTCGCTGTTCTGTTCAAGACCGGCAATCAATCGGAGCAGCTCGGCCTCGGTCATATGGGGCAGGGGCGCCACTGTCTGTAGACGTGGTTTGCCTTCCGTCAACGTGCCTGTTTTGTCCACGACCAGGACGTCGACCTTCGCCAAGGTCTCCAGAGCCTCGGCGTTCCGGATGAGGACGCCGGTCGTCGCGCCGCGTCCGGTCCCGACCATGATCGACATGGGAGTCGCCAGGCCAAGGGCACAAGGACAGGCGATGATCAACACCGCGACGGCGTTGAGCAAGGCATAGGCCATCCGTGGCTCAGGACCATAGATCGCCCAGACCACAAAGGTCACTGCGGCAATAAGCATGACGATCGGTACAAAATAGGCAGCGACGACGTCAGCCAATCGCTGAATCGGCGCACGGGTACGCTGCGCCTCACTGACCATCCGCACGATCTGCGCAAGCAACGTCTCGCGCCCTACTCGCTCGGCTCGCATGACGAAGCTCCCCGTCCCATTGACGGTCGCTCCCACCACTTTCTGCCCTGGCTGCTTCTCAACCGGGATCGACTCACCGGTCACCATCGATTCATCGACGGCACTCGTTCCCTCCAACACCACACCATCCACG contains:
- a CDS encoding copper-transporting ATPase, translated to MMQATEKGERDPVCGMTVQPATAAGKHVHQGKTYYFCATRCLDKFRTDPEYYLTPPERRAQKPMPVPADSSVTYVCPMDPEVSQKGPGACPKCGMALEPADVSAPTTRTEYTCPMHPEIVQAEPGNCPICGMALEPRTVTAEEVNPELVDMTRRFWQSVILGSPILALMISEMMPDRPLQQLFPGRALVWFQFLLATPVVLWAGWPLFERAWTSIVNRHLNMFTLIGLGTGAAYLYSVAATFAPGLFPDSFRVHGGELAVYFEPAVAIVALVLLGQVLELRARSRTSSALKALLGLAPKTARIVRSDGREEDIPLEQVQVGDRLRVRPGEKIPVDGVVLEGTSAVDESMVTGESIPVEKQPGQKVVGATVNGTGSFVMRAERVGRETLLAQIVRMVSEAQRTRAPIQRLADVVAAYFVPIVMLIAAVTFVVWAIYGPEPRMAYALLNAVAVLIIACPCALGLATPMSIMVGTGRGATTGVLIRNAEALETLAKVDVLVVDKTGTLTEGKPRLQTVAPLPHMTEAELLRLIAGLEQNSEHPLAAAIVSGAREKGIVPAKAENFRSLTGKGVTGTVEGRMVAVGTVPFLNELNVETTQLLAQAEPLRQDGQTVMFAAIDGKPAGLLGVADPVKSTTPEAIDLLHREGLRLVMLTGDNRTTAEAVARRLNIDEVQADVLPEQKAAVIKRFQAEGHVVAMAGDGINDAPALAQAQVGIAMGTGTDVAMESAGVTLVKGDLRAIARARRLSRGTMRNIRQNLFFAFVYNTLGVPIAAGILYPFAGVLLSPMIASAAMTFSSVSVIANALRLRRLTL